The Oceanisphaera avium genome includes a region encoding these proteins:
- the recB gene encoding exodeoxyribonuclease V subunit beta, which translates to MTDLLSRPLALRFPLYGSRLIEASAGTGKTFTISALYLRLILGHGNQAAFGRELLPPEILVVTFTDAATRELRDRIRARLVEAARVFRDELVGDALLAAFKADFEPARWLACAQRLDIAAQWMDEAAVSTIHSWCQRMLREHAFDSGSLFTQTLQTDHSELKAQVVRDYWRLHCYPLTGSALEWVISHWQSPSQLLSAIQPLLRQPSAQAQPKEPLVPLSELLEQLLQQRAQKLAKLKAPWSVWLDEIARLLHSGIANKQVHGKWLQAKRTDTWLAGIKDWRDSEAIILELTDAAWQRLTPAGLSEAWKVGEAPAHPAFEALETLREQLACLNAPLDPARLHAATWVSQRFQEEKRRRAEMGFDDMLTRLDQALHGENGERLSAVIRNQFPVAMIDEFQDTDPQQYRIFDRIYGLSAASNTGASERSDRGLFLIGDPKQAIYAFRGADIHTYLAARLATKGRHDSLDTNFRSSQDMVNSVNRLFLAAEQRPAPAPYGAFLFGSEEDNPLPFTPVKAKGRAEQWCLKSAPDSPWQRQPALTLWHAEQSEPLTASAYRQQMALSCASHITHLLNLGQKNCAGFIKDETVLALKPSDIAVLVRNVTEAQAIRLALSERGVQSVYLSDKDSIFDSQEARDLVLWLRACAEPEQDRLLRSALASRTLGQSLYELELLNQDEWHWERCVLQFRDYQYQWRRQGVLPMLRQLLHDFDLPSRLVQHSEGERALTNILHLAELLQQAATNLDGEQALIRYLSERVQGDEPAGDEQVLRLESDAALVRVVTIHKSKGLEYPLVFLPFICAHRETKSNEAVNVHDGKQTQLILTPNDQQLQLAEQARLREDLRLLYVALTRSRHGCWLGLADIKNRAKGSVLHKSAIGQLLGGGEVLHHSAELAQWLAPLLTDNPSEIAITALPQPCEQRLLNLASGKALPHWREPRRRAAEHWWISSYSALRTGALTTPKTRFEDMSPEDAMAASGIDDDQETTQPIVSQPWTGASLHDFPRGPNPGTFLHGLLELAAAEGFAYEAGGLSEQIARRCALRKLEQWTPHLQAWLSALLLTPLAGVKLNGVELCLGELTTFQAEMEFWLEASHVDVQQMDRLVQQHVLPGYTGAPLLSDTLNGMFKGFIDLVLEVDGRYFVVDYKSNWLGADHESYTESAMKEQLIKHRYDLQYVLYILALHRQLKLRLAHYDYDQHVGGAIYWFIRHPQAQYVSCPPKELIESLDALFNNQYQPLPAPYLAAEDNINE; encoded by the coding sequence ATGACCGATCTTTTATCTCGCCCGCTGGCACTGCGCTTTCCTTTATATGGCAGTCGATTAATTGAAGCCAGTGCAGGCACGGGCAAAACCTTTACTATTTCTGCTCTTTATTTACGCTTAATTTTAGGTCATGGCAACCAGGCGGCCTTTGGGCGTGAGCTATTACCGCCAGAGATTTTAGTGGTGACTTTTACTGACGCCGCTACCCGAGAATTACGGGATCGGATCCGTGCTCGCCTAGTTGAAGCCGCACGGGTATTTCGTGATGAATTAGTCGGGGATGCGTTATTAGCCGCATTTAAAGCCGACTTTGAGCCAGCCCGTTGGTTAGCCTGTGCACAACGCTTAGACATTGCAGCTCAATGGATGGATGAAGCCGCGGTATCGACCATTCATAGCTGGTGTCAGCGTATGCTGCGTGAGCATGCTTTTGACAGCGGGAGTTTATTTACTCAAACCTTACAAACGGATCACAGCGAGCTTAAGGCGCAAGTTGTGCGCGATTATTGGCGACTGCATTGTTATCCGCTTACAGGCAGCGCGCTGGAGTGGGTTATTAGCCACTGGCAAAGTCCTTCGCAATTACTAAGCGCCATACAGCCGTTGTTACGCCAGCCTAGCGCTCAGGCTCAACCTAAAGAGCCCTTAGTGCCACTGAGTGAGTTGCTTGAGCAGTTATTGCAACAAAGAGCACAAAAGCTGGCTAAGCTAAAAGCCCCTTGGTCAGTGTGGCTAGATGAAATAGCCCGTTTATTGCACAGTGGTATCGCGAATAAACAAGTGCATGGTAAATGGCTACAAGCAAAGCGCACCGATACTTGGCTGGCCGGTATTAAAGATTGGCGAGACAGTGAGGCGATTATCTTGGAGCTAACTGATGCTGCTTGGCAAAGATTAACGCCTGCTGGCCTGAGTGAGGCGTGGAAAGTGGGAGAGGCGCCTGCTCACCCTGCATTTGAGGCACTAGAAACGCTTCGTGAGCAGCTCGCTTGCTTAAATGCACCGCTGGATCCCGCCAGACTTCATGCCGCCACTTGGGTAAGCCAGCGTTTTCAAGAAGAAAAACGCCGTAGAGCAGAAATGGGCTTTGACGATATGCTAACGCGCTTGGATCAAGCTCTACACGGCGAAAACGGTGAGCGCTTAAGTGCCGTTATTCGTAATCAGTTTCCGGTGGCCATGATTGATGAATTTCAAGACACAGATCCTCAGCAATATCGTATTTTTGACCGAATTTATGGACTAAGTGCAGCGAGCAACACCGGTGCGAGTGAACGCTCAGATCGCGGTTTATTTTTAATTGGTGACCCTAAACAAGCGATTTATGCCTTTAGAGGTGCTGATATCCATACGTATTTGGCGGCGCGCTTAGCTACCAAAGGGCGCCATGACAGTCTTGATACCAACTTTCGCTCCTCACAAGATATGGTAAATAGTGTTAATCGATTATTTTTAGCAGCAGAGCAACGCCCAGCACCTGCGCCTTATGGGGCCTTTTTATTTGGCTCTGAAGAAGATAATCCGCTGCCCTTTACGCCGGTTAAAGCAAAAGGGCGAGCCGAGCAATGGTGCCTAAAAAGTGCACCCGATAGCCCTTGGCAAAGACAACCGGCGCTTACCTTGTGGCATGCCGAGCAAAGTGAACCTTTGACGGCAAGCGCATACCGCCAACAGATGGCACTGAGCTGTGCAAGTCACATCACCCATTTGCTTAATTTAGGCCAAAAAAACTGTGCTGGTTTTATTAAAGACGAGACGGTGCTGGCACTAAAGCCCAGTGATATAGCGGTGTTGGTGCGCAACGTCACCGAGGCCCAAGCCATACGGCTAGCCTTGAGCGAGCGGGGCGTACAAAGTGTTTATTTATCAGATAAAGACTCTATTTTTGATAGCCAAGAAGCCCGAGATTTAGTGTTATGGTTGCGCGCCTGTGCTGAGCCCGAGCAAGACCGCTTACTGCGCAGCGCCCTCGCCAGTCGCACCCTTGGGCAAAGTCTCTATGAACTGGAATTGCTTAATCAAGATGAATGGCACTGGGAGCGCTGTGTATTGCAATTTCGTGATTATCAATATCAGTGGCGTCGCCAAGGCGTACTGCCGATGTTGCGCCAATTATTGCACGACTTTGATTTGCCAAGCCGCTTAGTACAGCATAGCGAGGGAGAGCGGGCGCTGACCAATATTTTGCACTTGGCCGAGCTATTGCAGCAAGCGGCAACAAATTTAGATGGCGAGCAAGCGCTGATCCGCTATTTAAGTGAACGCGTCCAAGGCGACGAGCCCGCCGGCGATGAACAAGTATTACGCCTTGAAAGTGATGCCGCCTTAGTGCGGGTGGTCACCATTCATAAGTCTAAGGGCTTGGAATATCCCTTGGTGTTTTTACCCTTTATTTGCGCTCATCGGGAGACTAAAAGCAATGAAGCGGTGAATGTACACGATGGTAAGCAAACCCAGCTTATTCTCACTCCCAATGACCAACAGTTACAACTGGCCGAGCAAGCACGCTTAAGAGAAGACTTACGCTTATTATATGTGGCACTGACTCGCTCTCGCCATGGCTGCTGGTTAGGGCTGGCTGATATTAAAAATCGCGCTAAGGGCTCGGTATTACATAAGTCTGCGATTGGCCAATTACTGGGTGGAGGAGAGGTGTTACACCATAGCGCTGAACTTGCACAGTGGCTAGCACCTTTACTCACTGATAACCCTAGCGAAATTGCCATTACAGCTCTGCCTCAGCCTTGTGAGCAGAGATTACTTAATCTTGCCTCTGGCAAGGCTCTACCTCATTGGCGCGAGCCGCGCCGGCGCGCCGCCGAGCACTGGTGGATTTCTTCTTACAGTGCACTGCGCACCGGTGCCCTAACGACGCCAAAGACGCGCTTTGAAGATATGAGCCCCGAAGATGCGATGGCGGCGAGTGGGATTGATGATGATCAAGAAACCACACAGCCGATAGTGAGCCAACCTTGGACCGGAGCTTCGTTACATGACTTTCCACGAGGACCTAACCCAGGGACGTTTTTACATGGCTTATTAGAGCTGGCAGCAGCAGAGGGTTTTGCTTATGAGGCAGGCGGGTTAAGTGAGCAAATAGCGCGGCGCTGTGCACTAAGAAAGTTAGAGCAGTGGACGCCACACTTACAAGCTTGGCTGAGTGCATTACTACTGACGCCACTGGCGGGGGTTAAGCTTAACGGGGTAGAACTGTGTTTAGGTGAGCTCACGACCTTTCAAGCGGAAATGGAATTTTGGTTAGAGGCCAGTCATGTCGATGTACAACAAATGGATCGCTTAGTACAGCAACACGTTTTGCCGGGCTATACCGGAGCGCCATTATTATCCGATACCTTAAATGGCATGTTTAAGGGATTTATCGATTTAGTGTTGGAAGTGGATGGGCGCTATTTTGTTGTGGATTATAAGTCGAACTGGCTAGGCGCCGACCATGAGTCCTATACCGAGTCAGCGATGAAAGAGCAGCTAATCAAACACAGATACGACTTACAATATGTGCTCTATATTTTAGCGCTGCACCGCCAACTTAAGTTACGCTTAGCGCACTACGATTACGACCAGCACGTAGGCGGCGCTATTTATTGGTTTATTCGCCATCCCCAAGCCCAATACGTGAGCTGCCCACCAAAAGAGTTGATTGAGTCCTTAGATGCCTTATTTAATAATCAATATCAGCCCTTGCCAGCGCCTTATCTAGCAGCCGAGGACAATATCAATGAATAG